CGCCGACCAGTTGGTTGACCAGCGTCGATTTCCCCGCATTGGGCGCGCCGATCAACGCGACAAAGCCGGAATGCGTGGCGGCTGCTTCCGGTACGGGAGCAGCGTCTTCGGTTGCGGTCATGCAGCGCTTCCTTGATTAAGCCAGACGCCTTCGCGCACAAGCAGTGCCGCGGCAGCGGCTTGTTCGGCCTCGCGCTTGGAACGCCCGCTGCCAGTCGCCATCTGGAAAGCGCCGACCTTGACGCTGACGGTGAAGAGCGGATCGTGGTCGGGTCCCTCGCGGCTTTCGATCTTGTAGGCGGGCACGGCGGTTGCCGCCTGATGTGCCCATTCCTGCAGCTCGGTCTTGGCATCGCGGCGGGCAGCCCCGGTGGCTTGCGAGCGCGACTGCCAGTATTTGTGGATGAAGGCGCGGGCCGCCTCCAGGCCACCGTCGAGATAAAGCACAGCGATCAGCGATTCCAGTGCATCAGCGCGCAGATTGACGCGTTTGCGTCCGTCGAGGCCACGCACATCGGAGCCAGCACGGATCAGTTCGGGCAAGCCGATATCCTCGGCGATTTCCGCCAAAGCCTCGGCATTGACCAATGCGTTGAGCCGAACCGACAGTTCACCCTCAGCCGCGTCCGGAAACGCCGCCAGCAGCATGTCCGCGACAACAAGACCGAGAACGCGATCGCCGAGGAATTCAAAACGCTCGTAGTCGACCCCGGCATGGCTGCTGCGGGCGCTGGCATGTGTCAGCGCGCGCTGCAGCCGCTGGCTATCGGCAAATGTATGACCGATGCGCCGCTTGAGCTCATCGGCAAGTGCGTCCGCCGACAACCGCTTCGTGGCCATCACCTAGTTTACAAAATGGAACAGGCGCGAAGCACGCATCAGCGTCGGCCATTTCCAGATTTCGAGAGGGCTCGCCTTGCCGGCAATCGAGAAGAAAATAAGGTTGGCGCGGCCGACCAGATTTTCCGCGGGAACAAAGCCGACACTGAAGCGGCTGTCGCTGGAATTGTCGCGGTTGTCGCCCATCATGAAATAGTGACCTGGCGGCACATCGAATTCGCGGGTGTTGTCGCCGATCGAGTTCGGCGTCAGATCGAGCGTGTCATAGCTGACGCCATTCGGCAGAGTCTCGCGATAGACATCGACCGGACGGTTTGTCTCCGTGATGTCAGGATTGTCGATCTGGCCGGTTTTGGCCCGGGGCACGCCGACGCCATTGATGAAGAGCTGGCCGTCCTTCATCTGGATCTTGTCACCAGGCAAGCCAACCACGCGCTTGATGTAGTCGACGGACGGATCGGGCGGGAATTTGAACACCACCACGTCGCCACGCGTTGGTTCGGAACCCCAGATGCGGCCCGAAAAAATGTCGGGTCCAAACGGCAGCGAATAGCGCGAATAGCCATAAGACCATTTGGTGACGAACAGATAGTCACCTTCCAGAAGCGTCGGCCGCATCGACCCGGACGGGATGGAGAACGGTTGGAACAGAAGCGTGCGAATGACCAGCGCAAGCAGCAGGGCCTGGATGATGACGCTGACTGTCTCGCCAAGTCCGCCGGATTTCTTCTCTGATTTTTCAGCCACGCTCATGTCGTCCTCGATTGTGCGTTGGATGGTATAGAGTCTCGGCGCGCGCTGGGCAACGTCAATGCCGGCCGTCAGATGCAATCAATGTGGCGCTTCTTCGACCGGCAGGGCCTCAATGATCACAAAGGCTTGAGCGAGCGGGAAATCATCCGTGATGGTGAGGTGGATGGCGGCACTGTGCCCCTTCGGCAGGATATTCTCAAGCCGCGCCATCGCGCCACCGGTCAGCGCCATGGTCGGCTTGCCTCCCGGCAGATTGACGACGCCCATGTCTCGCCAGAACACGCCTTGCGCGAGCCCCGTGCCCAACGCCTTGGCGCAAGCTTCCTTGGCCGCGAAGCGCTTGGCATAGGAGGCGGCCCGAGCCCTGCGCCCTTCGGAGCGGGCCTGCTCGACCTCGGTATAGATGCGCTGGATGAAGCGCTGACCATGACGCTCCAGCGACTTTTCGATGCGTCTGATATTGATCAGGTCGCTGCCGATGCCAATGATCATCGTGCAGTGGAACCGATGCCGGCTGGATGGGACGGCTCTTTCGCCCGCGCCGACTTTTCGGCCAGTCGCTTGCGCCTCTGTTCGCGGAAGGCGATCATGCCCCAACGCGTGACGCCGTAGAACAGGAGGCCAAAAACCAGCCCAAGCGGCACCGCGCCGATCAGCATCGGCTTCAGGACAGGCCCCCACAATTGCGAAAATGAAAGGTGGTGCATCATCTCGCCCAAATGCGCGGGTGGACCATGCTGCGGAAGGCGATCGTGCAAAATGAGCTTGCCGGTTTCCCAAGACGCTCCCCACAACAGCGGAAACGTCAGCGGATTGCCGAAGAAAACCGCGCCGAGCGCCGCCGCCACAAGGTTGCCGGCGATCAGCCAGCACAACACGGCGGCAATCGCAAAGTGGAAGCCCACCGGAAAGAACGAGGCGAATACGCCCGCCGCGACGCCCGCCGCCACAGCGTGCGGCGTTGCCCTCAGCCGCAGGATGCGCTTCGAAAAATACTGGAGTGAGCGCGAGAAGGAGCGGCGTGGCCACAGATAGGTGCGGATACGCTCGATAGGCCCATCAGGTTTGCGGCGTCGAAAAAGCAATCTATTCCTGTTCCCGGCAGTTTACTGCACGCGCGCCGGTCATTTTTTCGACCGGACCCTGATCCTGCGCTCCACGGTCAACCAAGGGCAACCGCACCACTGATATAGCCCTACCCAACCCCAACAACAACTAAACGGCGTCCTCGCGGCACGCAGGTAGCAATAATTTTTTGTAAGGTTCGTCTATCCAAGATCGGATGATCGCGGCGAATTTGAGAAGAGGCTCCGATTTGTCATCGCAGCCGAAACCCAAGATGCTACGTCCGGTATTGGCTGACCTCGATAAGGTTGCCATCTGGATCCCGAAAATAGACGGACATCATCTGTCCTTGCGCACCGATGCGCTCGACCGGCCCAACCTCGACCACAACACCGCTGTTCGTCAACCTGGCCTGGACCTCGCTGAGCGGCCGGTCGGTG
The nucleotide sequence above comes from Mesorhizobium shangrilense. Encoded proteins:
- the rnc gene encoding ribonuclease III translates to MATKRLSADALADELKRRIGHTFADSQRLQRALTHASARSSHAGVDYERFEFLGDRVLGLVVADMLLAAFPDAAEGELSVRLNALVNAEALAEIAEDIGLPELIRAGSDVRGLDGRKRVNLRADALESLIAVLYLDGGLEAARAFIHKYWQSRSQATGAARRDAKTELQEWAHQAATAVPAYKIESREGPDHDPLFTVSVKVGAFQMATGSGRSKREAEQAAAAALLVREGVWLNQGSAA
- the lepB gene encoding signal peptidase I produces the protein MSVAEKSEKKSGGLGETVSVIIQALLLALVIRTLLFQPFSIPSGSMRPTLLEGDYLFVTKWSYGYSRYSLPFGPDIFSGRIWGSEPTRGDVVVFKFPPDPSVDYIKRVVGLPGDKIQMKDGQLFINGVGVPRAKTGQIDNPDITETNRPVDVYRETLPNGVSYDTLDLTPNSIGDNTREFDVPPGHYFMMGDNRDNSSDSRFSVGFVPAENLVGRANLIFFSIAGKASPLEIWKWPTLMRASRLFHFVN
- the acpS gene encoding holo-ACP synthase, with product MIIGIGSDLINIRRIEKSLERHGQRFIQRIYTEVEQARSEGRRARAASYAKRFAAKEACAKALGTGLAQGVFWRDMGVVNLPGGKPTMALTGGAMARLENILPKGHSAAIHLTITDDFPLAQAFVIIEALPVEEAPH
- a CDS encoding DUF2062 domain-containing protein, whose amino-acid sequence is MLFRRRKPDGPIERIRTYLWPRRSFSRSLQYFSKRILRLRATPHAVAAGVAAGVFASFFPVGFHFAIAAVLCWLIAGNLVAAALGAVFFGNPLTFPLLWGASWETGKLILHDRLPQHGPPAHLGEMMHHLSFSQLWGPVLKPMLIGAVPLGLVFGLLFYGVTRWGMIAFREQRRKRLAEKSARAKEPSHPAGIGSTAR